In the Natronobacterium texcoconense genome, one interval contains:
- a CDS encoding creatininase family protein, with the protein MHLTDATWTDVRDCETDLAVVPVGSTEQHGPHAPLGTDVLTAEAIADAGCERIDREVVRAPAIPIGVAEEHRQFPGTMWVSADTFRSYVRESVGSLASHGFERVVLVNGHGGNVDALREVGARLTRDGDAYAVPFTWFDAVGDHSSDMGHGGPLETALARHIVPDLVREDRIDEASEGAADGWGEWVSYANLAYDSAEFSDNGVVGDPRQGDADRGEELLELASAALAKLLEAVAERDVSRPEVK; encoded by the coding sequence ATGCACCTCACGGACGCGACCTGGACCGACGTCCGCGACTGCGAGACCGATCTCGCGGTCGTCCCCGTCGGCAGCACCGAACAGCACGGCCCGCACGCGCCGCTCGGTACGGACGTCCTGACCGCCGAAGCGATCGCCGACGCCGGCTGTGAGCGGATCGATCGCGAGGTCGTCCGCGCGCCGGCGATCCCGATCGGCGTCGCCGAGGAACACCGCCAGTTCCCAGGGACGATGTGGGTTTCGGCGGATACCTTCCGGAGCTACGTCCGCGAGTCGGTCGGGAGCCTCGCCTCGCACGGCTTCGAACGGGTCGTCCTCGTCAACGGCCACGGCGGGAACGTCGATGCCCTGCGCGAAGTCGGCGCGCGGCTCACCAGGGACGGCGACGCCTACGCGGTCCCGTTCACCTGGTTCGACGCCGTCGGCGACCACTCGAGCGACATGGGCCACGGCGGGCCGCTCGAGACGGCGCTGGCCCGACACATCGTACCCGACCTCGTCCGGGAGGATCGTATCGACGAGGCGAGCGAGGGAGCTGCCGACGGCTGGGGGGAATGGGTCAGTTACGCGAACCTGGCCTACGACTCCGCGGAGTTTTCCGACAACGGCGTCGTCGGTGATCCACGGCAAGGAGACGCCGATCGAGGCGAAGAGTTACTGGAACTGGCGAGTGCAGCGCTGGCGAAACTGCTCGAGGCGGTCGCCGAGCGAGACGTCTCGCGGCCGGAAGTAAAGTAG
- a CDS encoding DUF5789 family protein has translation MTDDSRELGVEFGDLGDDLEDVEYPISQDDLLDEHGDREIDFGEETMNLEELIGPLNEDEYASYDEVQQAIMNMVGDEAIGRKNYSDRTPPAIGEDRQDEGAPDQEGQREQESF, from the coding sequence ATGACCGACGATAGCCGCGAGCTCGGCGTCGAGTTCGGCGACCTGGGCGACGACCTCGAGGACGTCGAGTATCCGATCAGTCAGGACGACCTCCTCGACGAACACGGCGACCGCGAGATCGACTTCGGCGAGGAGACGATGAACCTCGAGGAACTGATCGGTCCGTTGAACGAAGACGAGTACGCCTCCTACGACGAAGTCCAGCAGGCGATTATGAATATGGTCGGCGACGAGGCGATCGGACGGAAGAATTACAGCGACCGGACGCCGCCCGCGATCGGCGAGGATCGCCAGGACGAGGGTGCGCCGGACCAGGAAGGCCAGCGCGAACAGGAGTCGTTCTAG
- a CDS encoding DUF7344 domain-containing protein, whose protein sequence is MESLTSSQTEEKLSADTILELLANRRRRYLLYALRGREDPIELSTLAEQIAGWEHDVEPDDVAKNEYKSVYVSSVQCHVPKLADAGVVDHNEENHTVVLSDNFEQLEPYLRVVIRDEPENSRLHSALQAESGDGFFSQIRENVARLKQ, encoded by the coding sequence ATGGAATCCCTTACCTCGAGTCAAACGGAGGAAAAACTCTCGGCCGACACCATCCTCGAGTTACTCGCCAACCGGCGTCGGCGATACCTCCTCTACGCGCTGCGGGGCCGAGAGGACCCGATAGAGCTATCCACGCTCGCCGAACAGATCGCCGGCTGGGAACACGACGTCGAACCGGACGACGTCGCGAAAAACGAGTACAAAAGCGTTTACGTCTCATCAGTCCAGTGCCACGTCCCGAAACTGGCCGACGCGGGCGTCGTCGACCACAACGAGGAGAACCACACCGTCGTGCTCTCCGATAATTTCGAACAACTCGAGCCGTACCTCCGGGTCGTCATCAGAGACGAACCCGAGAACTCGAGGCTGCACTCGGCGTTGCAGGCAGAATCCGGGGACGGGTTCTTCAGCCAGATCCGGGAAAACGTCGCACGACTCAAGCAGTGA
- a CDS encoding DUF192 domain-containing protein has translation MVLERVWKTLLVVAAVLLVGFFLVQGGVVSAPWGEDRAEVHVLEDGSDEPKAAVDVEVADTWDERYTGLSDHDSLEDGEGMLFVHDRESERTYVMRDMDFDIDIVFIDADREITTIEHARAPEAGEDGEDLQYTGQAQYVLEVPRGYANETGMAVGDEVEIEYE, from the coding sequence ATGGTCCTCGAGCGCGTCTGGAAGACGCTACTGGTCGTCGCGGCGGTCTTGCTCGTCGGATTCTTCCTCGTCCAGGGTGGTGTCGTCTCGGCGCCCTGGGGCGAAGACCGCGCGGAAGTCCACGTCCTCGAGGACGGGAGCGACGAGCCGAAAGCGGCCGTCGACGTCGAAGTCGCGGACACCTGGGACGAGCGATACACCGGGTTGAGCGACCACGACTCCCTCGAGGACGGCGAGGGAATGCTGTTCGTTCACGACAGGGAGAGCGAGCGCACGTACGTTATGCGCGATATGGACTTCGACATCGACATCGTCTTCATCGACGCCGACCGCGAAATCACGACCATCGAACACGCACGCGCTCCCGAAGCCGGCGAGGACGGCGAAGACCTGCAGTACACCGGACAGGCACAGTACGTGCTCGAGGTCCCGCGTGGGTACGCAAACGAGACGGGGATGGCGGTCGGCGACGAGGTCGAAATCGAGTACGAGTGA
- a CDS encoding DUF5790 family protein, producing the protein MSQATLGDDDELFGEAANEMREDVEASLEEAWAALPAADDVWETDADNVLGVLNGLNSALDAGNAEDHLRDAKKWFTMGKRADAFEDADDLEAEIADLEDAIEDIAAAGEQVGELTSTIPALRGTLEEAGPDENADESDDEE; encoded by the coding sequence ATGAGTCAAGCGACGCTCGGCGACGACGACGAACTGTTCGGCGAAGCGGCCAACGAGATGCGCGAGGACGTCGAGGCCTCGCTCGAGGAAGCGTGGGCAGCGTTGCCCGCGGCCGACGACGTCTGGGAGACCGACGCCGACAACGTCCTGGGCGTGCTCAACGGTCTCAACTCCGCGCTCGATGCCGGCAACGCCGAGGACCACCTCCGGGACGCCAAGAAGTGGTTCACCATGGGCAAGCGAGCCGACGCCTTCGAGGACGCCGACGACCTCGAGGCTGAGATCGCCGACCTCGAGGATGCGATCGAGGACATCGCTGCCGCCGGCGAGCAGGTCGGCGAACTGACCTCGACGATCCCCGCGCTTCGCGGTACGCTCGAGGAAGCCGGTCCCGACGAGAACGCTGACGAGAGCGACGACGAGGAGTGA
- a CDS encoding ABC transporter ATP-binding protein has translation MDGVDWEKDDPFEEQREDVESPMRRLIFEYGRPYWFSMAVGLVSSVFARALDLLPALMLAVAIDAIFYDAAFAEQVPLVVLPEAWLPTSDLEQFWFVVIVIAGSFTLGAIFHWLRNWGFNAFSQSVQHDVRTATYDKMQRLDMEFFANKQTGEMMSVLSNDVNQLERFLNEGMNSATRLIVMVVGITGLLFWLNPQLALVSLAPVPLIAIFTYVFVKKIQPKYAAVRSSVGKVNSRLENNLGGINVIKSSNTEAFESDRVEDVSRNYYDKNWDAIWLRIKFFPGLQVISGIGFVLTFLVGGYWVFMESAPGPFTGTLETGVFVAFIMYTQQLVWPMAQFGQVINMYQRAEASSERIFGLMDEEGRIERDEEANELEVYDGRVEYENVDFGYDESERIIDDISFEADGGDTVALVGPTGAGKSTVLKLLLRLYDVDEGEILIDGQDVRDVSLSSLRRSMGYVGQDTFLFYGTVEENITYGTFDADREEVVEAAKMAEAHDFIQNLPDGYDTEVGERGVKLSGGQRQRISIARAILKDPDILVLDEATSDVDTETEMLIQRSIDELAEDRTTFAIAHRLSTIKDADTILVLEGGEIVERGTHEELLENEGLYSHLWGVQAGEIDELPQEFIERAQRRQARTEIDVDAGDDD, from the coding sequence ATGGACGGCGTCGACTGGGAGAAAGACGATCCGTTCGAAGAGCAGCGCGAGGACGTCGAAAGTCCGATGCGACGGCTGATCTTCGAGTACGGGCGTCCATACTGGTTCTCGATGGCAGTTGGATTGGTCTCGAGCGTCTTCGCGCGTGCGCTGGATCTGTTGCCCGCGCTGATGCTCGCCGTCGCGATCGACGCGATCTTCTACGACGCGGCGTTCGCCGAACAGGTTCCGCTCGTCGTTCTGCCGGAGGCATGGTTACCGACGAGCGATTTAGAGCAGTTCTGGTTCGTCGTGATCGTGATCGCCGGCTCGTTCACGCTGGGAGCGATCTTCCACTGGCTGCGCAACTGGGGATTCAACGCCTTCTCACAGAGCGTCCAGCACGACGTCCGGACCGCGACCTACGACAAGATGCAGCGACTGGACATGGAGTTTTTCGCGAACAAACAGACCGGCGAGATGATGTCGGTGCTCAGCAACGACGTCAACCAGCTCGAGCGATTCCTGAACGAGGGGATGAACTCCGCGACGCGACTGATCGTGATGGTCGTCGGGATCACTGGCCTGCTCTTCTGGCTCAACCCACAGCTCGCGCTCGTATCGCTTGCGCCCGTGCCGCTGATCGCAATCTTCACCTACGTCTTCGTCAAGAAGATCCAGCCGAAGTACGCCGCCGTCCGCTCGTCGGTCGGCAAGGTCAACTCGCGACTCGAGAACAACCTCGGCGGGATCAACGTCATCAAATCCTCGAACACCGAAGCGTTCGAGTCCGACCGCGTCGAGGACGTCTCGCGCAACTACTACGACAAGAACTGGGACGCCATCTGGCTGCGGATCAAGTTCTTCCCCGGCCTGCAGGTGATCTCCGGGATCGGGTTCGTCCTCACGTTCCTCGTGGGCGGCTACTGGGTGTTCATGGAGAGTGCGCCCGGCCCATTCACTGGCACGCTCGAGACCGGCGTCTTCGTCGCCTTTATCATGTACACTCAGCAACTCGTCTGGCCCATGGCCCAGTTTGGCCAGGTCATCAACATGTACCAGCGCGCGGAGGCCTCGAGCGAGCGCATCTTCGGGTTGATGGACGAGGAGGGCCGGATCGAACGCGACGAGGAGGCGAACGAACTCGAGGTCTACGACGGCCGCGTCGAGTACGAGAACGTCGACTTCGGCTACGACGAGAGCGAGCGGATCATCGACGACATCTCGTTCGAAGCCGACGGCGGCGATACGGTCGCGCTCGTCGGTCCGACCGGAGCCGGGAAATCGACCGTGTTGAAACTCCTGCTCCGGCTGTACGACGTCGACGAGGGCGAAATCCTGATCGACGGCCAGGACGTCCGGGACGTCTCACTCTCGAGTCTCCGGCGGTCGATGGGGTACGTCGGCCAGGATACGTTCCTGTTCTACGGCACCGTCGAGGAGAACATCACGTACGGCACGTTCGACGCCGATCGCGAGGAGGTAGTCGAGGCCGCGAAGATGGCTGAAGCCCACGACTTCATCCAGAACCTCCCGGACGGCTACGACACCGAGGTCGGCGAGCGCGGCGTCAAGCTCTCTGGCGGGCAGCGCCAGCGGATCTCGATCGCTCGTGCGATCCTCAAAGACCCCGACATTCTCGTTCTGGACGAGGCGACCAGCGACGTCGACACCGAGACGGAGATGCTCATCCAGCGATCGATCGACGAACTCGCCGAAGACCGGACGACCTTCGCTATCGCCCACCGGCTGTCGACGATCAAAGACGCCGACACGATCCTCGTTCTGGAGGGCGGAGAGATCGTCGAACGGGGAACGCACGAGGAACTGCTCGAGAACGAAGGACTCTACTCGCACCTCTGGGGCGTTCAGGCCGGCGAGATCGACGAGTTACCACAGGAGTTCATCGAACGAGCCCAGCGCCGACAGGCGCGGACGGAAATCGACGTCGACGCCGGTGACGACGACTAA